The following are encoded together in the Pedobacter steynii genome:
- a CDS encoding LytR/AlgR family response regulator transcription factor, protein MLNTIIVDDEEFARSSLYFLLQENCENIHISGIAKSVSEAKNLLSNNQIDLIFLDIAMPGENGFELIPHAQLNKSHVIFTTAYDQYALRAIKANALDYLLKPIDIDELKLAVEKAGKYIALNKKEHNRNENLQNLAVHLSERNEIRKISLPNGQGYSLINIDDIIHIEADSNYSIFHLANKETITVSKVLKEYEEILPDHQFVRIHKSSIVNLNYLKEYNSKNGVEVILKNGDKIAVSRRRASDFAEKVKSYTRFESDK, encoded by the coding sequence GTGCTGAATACGATTATTGTTGATGATGAAGAATTTGCCCGTTCCTCTCTTTATTTCTTATTACAGGAAAACTGCGAGAACATCCATATTTCGGGTATTGCCAAATCTGTCTCCGAAGCAAAGAACTTACTGAGCAATAACCAGATAGACCTGATATTCCTGGATATTGCCATGCCTGGAGAAAATGGGTTTGAACTCATTCCTCATGCCCAGCTTAATAAATCACATGTCATCTTCACCACTGCCTATGATCAATATGCTTTAAGGGCAATCAAGGCGAATGCATTAGATTATCTGTTAAAGCCTATAGATATCGATGAGTTGAAACTGGCGGTAGAAAAAGCCGGTAAATACATTGCGCTCAATAAAAAAGAACACAACAGGAATGAAAACCTTCAAAACCTGGCTGTTCATCTATCGGAAAGAAATGAAATCCGCAAAATCAGCTTGCCCAACGGACAAGGATATTCCCTGATCAATATCGATGACATCATTCATATTGAGGCAGACAGCAATTATTCTATATTCCATCTTGCCAATAAAGAAACCATTACGGTTTCCAAGGTTTTGAAAGAGTATGAGGAAATTCTGCCTGATCATCAGTTTGTGAGAATCCATAAATCGAGTATTGTAAATCTGAATTATCTAAAAGAGTATAATTCCAAGAATGGCGTGGAGGTGATTCTGAAAAATGGAGATAAGATTGCAGTGTCGAGAAGAAGGGCCAGCGATTTCGCTGAAAAGGTTAAATCATATACCCGTTTTGAAAGTGATAAATAA